A region of the Scatophagus argus isolate fScaArg1 chromosome 14, fScaArg1.pri, whole genome shotgun sequence genome:
GATCTGAGCTATGCTGAAATAATGCTTTTGTTTTAGTCTGGATGAAATGTTTGGTTTAACACAGGAGACAGCACTATAGCAAATATTTGAATAAAGACGAGAGCAGGTTTGGATCAAGCAAATAAAATAGCGCTGAACTGCtttatgtattttcttaatattttcAGTAGGCAAATAATCAGTGTGTGTTCTCGAGAGAGGTGAAGCACAGAAATGTGTCAGTGCCGGCAGTTCACCAGTGAAGTTTGCAGTTAATTTCTTTGCAGTGTAAATAACGAGGCTGTATTGTACCCAGTTGTTCAGTATTATGGTACAGAGACTTTTCTACAGGAACCTCCGTCGATTTGCACAAAGCTGCAGGAGTGTGGGATTCGTGTCTCAGAAATGTGACCCCGCTCTTCACACTGTGCTCAGCTTCATTTGAGTTGAATCTCAACAATGTAGAGAGCAAAATAAACAGACTAGCTGTTCTACTGTATAGTCATTTCCTGGTGCTAGTTTGCTCTGAGTGTTTTATTCAATATCTTTTCTTTCGTTTACAGAGGAGCTTGAAGAATGTTCTTCCTTGCcataattttactttttggtAAGATCAAATTTATGTCAGTAGAGCACatatttctaatatttgttcattttttttccctttcattatGAATGTGTTTCTCGTCTGAGTGCGTTTCTGACATTAGGTTTATGAACTGGTGTTCTCAAAGGGTTGGTTAATATCTGATCATCCTTTTGTGTTACACCACACATAGGCTTTGCCTCAGCCCAGAGGGTGATTCAGTTGCATTATTGCTCAATAGATGAGCACCACCTCAGGATGGACTGTAAATATGCGCTCCCCCCTGAGTCACCAGAACCATTTTGCAAGTATACCAATGGTGAAAGGCTCTTCGACACCACTGACCCAGACGAGGAGCAGCACGCCCCCTTCAAGAATCGCGCTAAAGTCCGCATCTTTCCCGGCAACATCTGCCGCCTGCTGTTTAAAAACCTGCCCAATGGCAAGTCCAACTTCACCTGCAACATCAAATTTGCAGACTCAGCCACAGCGACCAAAACCTCCGTGGTTGAGAAAAGTAAGCGGCCTGTGCTCATGGTCATTGTTTAAAACAACTATGCACATCCTGTTAttttacaaagagaaaaagatttgaGCAACTTCCAAACAAAAAGCTCCTCCTTCTGAACCTGCATCATTTTTCTTATTGCAGagctcctcctcccctgctcaGCGTGGAGTGTCCTATTACAAAGCTGCAGTGGCCTACTGCTGACCTTGATGACACTTCCCATGCTGCTGGAAATTCACTGGCTGTGAACAAGGTGCCAAACTGCTGCACATATTTAACAATGCGCCTATAATCATCTGGTAACTGCTACTGGATTCTCCTCAAGTTGTGTGTATATGCACAAAGTGCGATGAGTTGAACCGAATGAACGCACAGTATACGTTTGGTATGTCACAGGCCTGCTTAGTCTGCATCATGCAATCAATACTAAGCACACACAGCGCAATTGCATATACTTTATACTCTACAGTACTCTCACATATAAACAATTGCTGAAATGTACAGCACAGTTCAAGTCTACTGGGTCCATGTCGACCACTTCGACTTGCAGAACAGGGCAATGAATAAAAAGCATGAATGTGACGTAGCCCTAAAACTTAAAGTCTATATATtctaaaacatttcagtatCTACACTGAATAATTTTAGTGATTTTATTCAACATAGTGAAAGCTTTTGAGTCTTTAGCCTCCAGTTTTAATAACAACATAGGAAGAAATATCTATGGGGATAGCAAATAAGACTTTAAAGAGGGATGAAAAACGCTTTGGCTAAACCACCTGGGGACTGAAATTTTCTCAACTCAAAAGTGAGGCAACGTTGCACTCTGCACTACGTTTCATCACTCTTTAAGGTAAGTAATCTATTTTGCCCGACTCAAATCTATCCCCTGTGTCTCTTCTTGGTTGCCAGATGATGAGAGCAGATAGAGGTAACCTTGTGCCACACAGGTCCACCAATGGAAGGCTGTATGTGTCAATAAAATCCAGGCAGGGCAACACAGATGGATTTAGGGCAATTTAATCCAGTgataagcagaaaaacaaaaattatgaaactgttttttgaCTGACCACTAATGGATGCATGAGCAATAATGTCTGTTCTATTCTTCTCTATTCTGAGGAAACCAAGACAAACTCTACAGTTTTATTTCGCCTTTCACTTGTGCCTGAGACGCATCATCCATGTTCAGCTGAAGCCTGTTGTcacaaatgtacagtatgtctctGAACACTTTATGTTTAGACAGATCCACACTGATGGTTCAATTTATAAATTTACACTGAATATGCTTTATATGGTGCAATGTTTTCTCTGATAATGTAAAGGATTTTTACTAATGTATATATTAGAGTAGGTAGTCTGTAGCCAAAGCACAATCATTAAATTGCACTGAAAAGCACTGCTGTACTATGTACTgtttaataacaataaactgagctgaaacttaacagcagcaacaaagaagaacattgctcattaaatgaaacaaaccaaTCAATTGAATATGTTTATGCATGAACTCGAGTCAGCACAATGTGCATTATGCTGAAGGTGCTTGTGATGTTCTGTAGGGGGCAGCACTGGAAGAAAATTAGATTGGACTTAACAGTATGGGATctgaatcagctttattggtcAAGTTTGCgtatacaaacaaggaatttgactccagttagactttgctctcaagtacaaaacaaacacctaaCAGTAAGAACATAAAAGATACTACAACAAGATGAGGATAAAAGAAGAAGGCCAATGCTGTAGGCATGAGGAATTATCAAAACAAGCAAGACAGAGTATCTTGCTGGAGCAGGTACTTTAAAGGTTAACAGTGaacatgcaagcacacagacacacacacacagaggctgaaaaAATATCCTGAAAACAATTTACTTTTGTATGTAGATTACAGTCCTCTTAAAATGAGAACTACAACACCATATCCTCAAAACAGTGGATATCGCCTAAACAGGATTTGACTGTGCAGGGCAAATGTCTGAATAACTTAGAATTGACCCTTAACAGGTTGAGTGCATTTTGTCAAAGCTGTTTCATTGCACATTTATATAAATGTGTTTACCAGACACATCGGAGACCACATATACACCATATCACCAAAAACATGTGGATGCCCGAACATCACAACCTTTTGTAACAGCTCCACCTGAACAGTGGACATTGATATGTTGCTACAACAGTGTCCAGCATCTGTGAAGGGTTTCtcatgacatacagtataagcACCTGGCTGCTGTGATTTACTCACATTCAGCTATCAGAGCATTAGTGAGCTTCACATTCAGtgctccagttcatccaaaatgtgtttaagaaaacatgtaaaaacagagaaaaagtcCTAAGACCCCACGGGTTGAATGGAACTGAGAGCTTTGTGCAtgcaagtcaagtcaagttctTCACCAAACTGGGCAAACCACATGGAAACACTATATGATCTAAAATATGCTGTAGCATTAATATTTGCATTAACTGGAAATAAGAAGTGAAGGCCAAATGgtacagaaaagtaaaaaatgagCCAATATGTTTGTTGATGTCCATGTAATTTTGGCCACATGCTGTTATCTTATAGACCCCAAACTGTCattatgcatgtttttcctgCATTCGGGAACACTTGTGTAACACATAATAACACAATGGCTGTCACTACTGCACCACTTTCACACAGAACTTTGTCTTGTACATGACAGTAAGACCATCAGTGGTATTATTTCAGTTAAATTGATGCTATTCCCATGCATAGAAAATAAAGATATTATAGCCCATACTGATGTTGTAAATTCTCTATACCTGCTGTATGCGGACTACTGTGTGGTAACCTTAAAagaaactttaaattaaatatcatTCAATGGTGAAAATGCATCAGATTTACTTCATTCACCGGCCACAATTCATGGAGAGGAATTTACTAATGTGCAAAGACATAAGCAAtaaacagaggaaacagatggTGAGAGGGGACGAGAAGGCAGCACTGAGACTGGACAGAGTATTGTTTGTCTGGCAGAGATGTGACAGACTGTGTAAACCAACCCAATCCGTGTTTATTGAACCTCTGACATGAGGTGTCATGTCAGAGGTTCAGATGCGGAAGAGATGGAAAACGTGAAcgtaacacatacacacagaccaGCTTCTGCCACATCTCCTCCTTACGTCAGTGTGTTTTGGATCAGTTCTGATCTAGTCagacctgttttgttttgttaacttCCCTGTTAGCGGAAGTCACCTAGCTCTCACCTGGGCGGAGTCTTCAGGTAAGAGCAGTTCAACCCTGATCGTAATGTCGACGCAGTGAATTAAGCGTCGGGGTATATACGCACCTGGTCGCATTTTTGTCACTAGAAAAAactttttcattgtgtttttttttttgttgttgttgttgttttcgtttgattttgtttttttcttttccttaaaaCTATTGTGAAGAGGAACACCGTCCGTCGGGTATCTGGAAAACGACCGACCAAACTGCTCAAGATGTCTGTCGGTTGCTTGGTTTCGGTGGCTTTGTTCTTCCTCGCAGCAACAGGTGAGTgggttatttttcttttcttttcttttctttttggtcaaGAACAGTCAACGCTTGAAAGCTTcgttgatgttgatgtttcaGTCGTGCCTGGTCACATCATAAGTCCTGTTTAGGCCACTTGTCGCTTTATTGAAGCGGACACAAGTGACCACAAAATAGTGCTGTCTTTCGTAATctgttatattatatattatatgatATTTCTATTACAATGATGTcccattaaaattaaattacagcCACCAGCCATAATGAGTCCAGCATTATGTCTGTTGTTTCCATTCTTGACTCCAGTCTAAAGCTTTTCACAAACACCATGAAGTGACTCTTGGCACAGTGTGCCGGCTGAAATGGACCCTGTACAATGCAGCCTATAGGCAGGCCTCTTCACACTTTGTCTTCTTAGCAGAGAAATTTCTGATTATGGGATTTAAATTCCATTTCCCTGTTGCTcatattttccctgttttgttttgtttgtttgtttgtttgtcaccaCTACCCGAAACCACCTGCAAAGTAGGCAAACAAAGCAGACATGCATGTGCTCTGGTTTCATTTTACACTTCAGGCTTATCTCTCTGCCAAGCCaaaactgtgactgtgctgcCTTATCTCAGCTGAGATCACCAGTGAGAAACATCTATGGGCTGTCTTTGGacaataaaaaatgtcattgtaaATTTAAGAAATGACTGACATCAATGTAAAGctttgtttgtatattttcatcttttaaatttGGCAATGTGTACAATGAATGACTTAGTTTACACACAGTTAATGAttaactggctgctgctgctgttgcctgtAGTTTTAAGCTTCTTGGAACAAGCTTGTCTCACAACAAGATGGTAGTTAAATCAGGTAACTCCCATCTCTTACAGTAACACGCTGGTGTAATATAATGTAAGCTGGCCTGGTAGTTGCCTGTGTGGTGTTGACGGACTGACTTGTGACTTTATGCATTAATATTTTAGTCACCCGTGTCTCGCTGGTGGCAGAACTCCTGTGGTTGAAAAGACCCACTTTCAGCCAGAGAGCTGACAGTTTCACCGGAAGTTTTCTGGTTAAGCAGTTTGGAATgaccaactttttttttattgctgcgCCCTGAAGGCTTGTGAgcatgctctgtgtgtttgacaaGGGGTGTGTTCTTATATTTTAATTGCTGTTTTGTGATCGTGAGCAGAGGGTCATTTTGTGAACTACTACTGTGGATATCTGTGATTTGATATTTTAACCCTGATGAAGCCCAGCAGTACAGTTAGCTTGTGTGATCAAATCTTGTGTATTGGGCTGCGTGTGactattattttaattattactTGCCTGCCATTTTTCTCAGTTAGTCTTTTCATCTCAGAAGTTTCCCTTTGGCCATACTGATAATACAATATTCAGGCATTAAATTGCTGCTCCGTATATTTAAACCTGGATACCACCTCTTTCTCCCATCAATCATCCGTCGACATAAACCCGTCCCCCTCGTAGCTGATGGGTGTGCATGACTCCACTTTTCAAAGCAGACCAAGCACATTCTCCAATCCCAAAAGATTTAACACTGATGCTAATCTGCCTCCAACCTCAGTCATCCCAGCTTCAGTCCCACCCGTCTTCATGTCTGCTACAGCTTCTTATGTTAATCCTTTATAAATGTTACAACACAGAGTGCATTTATCTTGTCTCTTACCAGGATCTCATAAACACAAGCTTCCAGCTCTTCAGTTCTGCATGAAAACTCTGGATTCCTTGATAGACCCCAGTTTTCCCCCTGATGGAATATGCCATATGTTTTTAATCTtaaagtttttacatttcatataaTAAATTATATTGATTTTACTCTGTTTGTTGGTCACTACAAACTGGCTGTGCTCAGTCTGCTTTGGCTGCTGCACCCACTGAGAACACTGCAGTTCTTGAACATACAGTAGTGATACTAAAGGGAAGTGAGCATTTAGACTagacaattttttaaaaaattgtggTAGTGAATGTTGATTACTTAAATCTTTAGAGACAATATTATTATTGCAAGCAAACTCAAACAATGACTGAATCAGTCGTAGAACTAGCCTTTTTAGTAAAATAAATCATGCTGTGCTTATTATTCCTGCATTCAGGTGCTGcacattttgtggacagtgatCTCCTTTTGCTGGtctttattatatttgtatggTCTACTGTAGTATCTGGTCACCAATACAAAGTACAAGTATTTATTATAGTGTCAGCATGTTATGGCACGTCAGAGTGTAATAACTTGTTTTATTCTTGTCTCTGTAcgttcaggtgtgtgtggctTTTCAGTCACTACCTCCGACCCAGATGTGCGGGTTAAAGAGAATGAAGGTGAGTCATGAGcatataaaaaaacaacctcGTTTACAAactaaatggaaacaaaaagcaaTCAAGTGCAAGCAAACTGTGTTTACCGACCTCAGTTATTAAGCCCATGTTGTAAAATCCTTTATGCAATCATGTGCCCATCCTTTTTGGGTTGTCCATTTTATGCCAAATCTTTACGTTACCGATCATGAACTGTTACCTGGGGAATGTTCCAATCACATGGTTTTTCCCCACAGCTTTCCCAAtgttttgttgctcctgtcacAACTGGTTTGAAAggtgttgctggcatcaaattcacaataagcatacatttacaaaaatcagtgaagctGATGAGATAAAACAATCGACATATTGTACTGATTTGGATTAAGCGTATGTCAAAAGGGATGATCAGATTTGAATGTAGATGATAAACATGTaagtaaatgattaaatattttagcagtgaaGTACTTGCTGGTACTACTATTTTCAGTAAAAAgcataaagtaaaataaagttaTGTGTCAGGCAGAATTAGACAGTTCTCCTACAGcatgtatatatctatatatttttgaaaacctctgtctttgtcatttttaaggTAATTTTTTAACATTGTGATTATACTGAGTTATTTGGGGGTTGGGAGCGTTTGTTTGCTGAGGGATTCACAGACATAGTAGAGCAGTAGCTTTATGATTATATTATAAGGCTGAAAATAttgtctctttattttaatCACTGGAGCAAattattcctttttatttcGTACTGTGTAATTAAACTGAAACCCTTTGCGGTCGTTTTCTGTTCTGTCGGGATTCATTGTGTATTCTGTCCTTTCAGGGACTGACCTTAAATGCTCATATTCAGCCGACTTTGGTTCAAACCCCAGAGTTGAGTGGAAGTTTAAAGACCTAGAAGGCTCACAGACGTATGTGGTTTTTAACGGGCAACCAACTGGTAAGAAGATTcacagtctttgtgtgtgtgtgtgtgttgtttttttttttcccaagcaTGGCATCAGATTTTGAGATTGTCTTGTCCACTCTTTGAAACTCAGGGTTTTTGAGATGTCTGTTGCTGATTCCTTGCAGAAAGTCTAAGTAACAAGACCAGAAAACATGAGCATGGTCAGCCATGATCTCTCCACCATCCCTCCAACATTGTAACCAAATACCAGtttgttgattttaaaaaatagaaaaggcAAAATCAAGTTATTCGAACAGAAGTCTCTCCAAGTCCAGGAGTTTGTGGAGGACAACTGTTGTCCAAGCCTTCAGCCACAGGACTTCAGTTATTTTAATGTGTAGCAGTAATTGCTTAAACATCTTTATTATAACCTGAGCTGTAAGCATCACTAAATATACAACTGGTTACTCTCTTGGATCATAAAATTACCATAAAGCTGTAAATACCTGTAAAAGTCCTACCCACCTAACATATATGTTTGACGTAGATTATCAAAACTGtttagctcttttttttttcttaatcttgCTAAAGGATGTGAAAGCAAAATTGACCCATTGTCTGTAACTACAATCAAGTAATACTGGCAATAAGTCATGGTCATATACCAACTGTCTAAGCAGTTTAACTTCTCTTTGGAATTTGGAAACCATTTCCACCCATACTTTCATGAGAAAAATCACCCATTCATTGGTGTTGTCAACCCAGCCAAGTTCTGACTGTACTGGTGTCTCGATGGAAGATGACTCCCACAGACTCCCATTTAACTACATAAGTTGGGCCATGCCAATAAACAAGAGTCCAACTGAGCTGATAAGTAACTGTAGGTAGCAGCTAATGTTATTTGTAGTCTTTGTGGTGTTTAGTTGGTTACATGGCAGATTCAGTTGTTATTGGTGACATATGGGAATGTGAGTCACGTGGTGGGTGGTGGCAGCAGGTAGTAGTAATATCAGCTGCTCTTCACCTGCCGCTTTTTGAATGAActgagggggtggagggggaagTCCTACTTTTGCAGACCGTCGCCTTTTATATACCACAATTGGAGATGttgttaaatattattttgaaacTGGGAAGTcgtttcactgtttgtttttacttgctATAAATCTAAAAAACGTAACATCATcttttggagtgattttttttttcttgataagCCAGCACGTCTGGCAGGTAAAGTTTTCCCCTGTTTAGCCTCTTGGCAactatttttttgcttttttgggaTAGTCAGTCAATAGTAATTACTCTTAAAGGCAGGATAAACCTGTTCTTTGTCACTTACAGCAGCTGGTggactctttttatttttttacaaatcaaTGAAACAGCTATTCTCTGTGCTGTTCCTCATGGATTTCTACTGGATGTGCCAAGACAAGATGTAACAAGAGATGaatattcattttaactgaTCTGATTCTGCTGCCAAAGGAGCCCCACCCGCTGAAGTCATCATGTGTTTTTACTGATACACTTGTAGTAAACATACTCCCAGTTCCTTGTTGTGGGATGAGCATCAGGTCTGTTTTGGGATCTTTGAAGTGGGCTTGTGTGAGGTATTTACCCACAGTATATTACCTACAGTAGATGGTGGTCCGCATGCAGCATGAAGCATGAAGCAAATAGGAGTACGGGTGCAGAAAGTGTACACTTGCTATGTACTACTTGCCATCAGaaaggtgtttttgttatgaGCTTTCATTACGATTTGCATTTGAGTGAAGCAATCAATCGTTCTGTATAATTAACAATTTTCTTATTGTTGATGACATTTCCAAAACTTTTTTATAGAACATAATTGAAGGATGTGCCCTCTGAATGTTTTCGAGTTTGTTATGTAATGCTGAAACTCTTCCACAGCACAATATGCCACCCGAGTGACAGTGTACGGCAGTAATCTCAGATTCTCCAAAGTGACCCGTAAGGATAACGGAGTGTACAACTGTGAGGTGTCAGGCAACAACCAGTTTGGGGAAACTCGAGTGAAGCTGACTGTACTGGGTAAGAATCCTGAATAAAGTTACCAACATAATGTAATTTTACATTCTTTAAACACATCTTTCCACTTAATCCACCGAGACTTAAATCACAGCCGTAAAATGCCAGTGTTCTGATGTAAACTTCTTCCTCTTAAgttactcactgaaaactgcaTGTTGTGTCCCGCAGTGCCTCCATCTCCGCCTGTGTGTAAGATTCCCTCCTCAGTGACGACGGGTACGACCACAATCTTGACCTGTCGTGATAAAGACGGCTCGCCACCGCCAACATACAAGTGGTACAAAGCTGGCACCCTTCTGCCCCCTGACCCTTCTAAGATTTCTGGCTTCAAGAATGCCACCTACAAGCTTAATACAGTCAATGGCACCTTGGTCAGTTACAAGCTGTTATTTTGCACCATCTTTGCTGTGGCAGTTGTGGTCCCCATGTCCTTTAAAATTATCTGTCTCCACAGGAGTTTCCCAGTGTAAGCAAGGTGGACACTGGTGACTACTACTGTGAGGCTGTCAACGATGCTGGTCCTCCGCAGAGCTGTAGAGCAACAAGAATGGAAGTCCGTAAGTGCTCATccctgtaatttaaaaaaacctGCTTTAAAATGAGCTGACATAGTCAATGGTGACCTCTAAACCAGTTTCAGCCAGTGGAGTGTGCTGCATGCCACCACTTAAAGGACAGCGAACTGGTTTGGCTgcatgaaagacattttttataAATTGAAACAGTCGTACTCAACATTAAGATACaactttcattttctgttttcctttaatCATATGTGCACTGTGACAGTTTTCtagttattgttgtttttttttaaattttcattacAATGTAGTAGTTCACAACACCATGATGTTTGTCTGTAATTCATAATGACAGTGAAACTCTTAATGTTGTTTCCTTCAAGATGACCTTAACACTGGAGGAATCGTTGCCGCAGTCATAAtagttctgctgctgctggtcctaCTGGGATTTGGCATTTGGTATGCCCACAAGAAAGGATACCTGCCCAGTGAGTTTTCTGCATtgtattaaaatcaaaatcatatAATTCACCATGATCatcaatattttcatatgtAGAGTTGACATTACCAGAAACTGTGGACCTCAGACTTGTGGGACGTTAAATTAATGCAAtctaaagtgaaaaaaacaatatacagCACGTAGTTCAAACCCAGGCAGCGGTAAGGGAAGCAGGCATAGCAGGcgaaaaaatgttttcagttaacacaaactgtgagcacaaactttaaagaaaaagcataaaatgttCATAAAATGAGCTCAGCTCTGTTTCTCAGGATTCACAGAATGCACTACAaagctggaaataaaaaatactgaatggACTCAACAAGAAGTTAATCTTGAATCATCTTAAATTTAAAcatgaattaatttttttttaatctattttttttaatctaaaattttttttaatctattttatttttagaattttttttaatgaagacaTCAAGTATCGAATTTCTACAGTGGTGATAGAAAGTGTGGCTCTACTCATGAATGAGAGGCGTGTGAAGAAAATAGTTCTTACATGAAACAGCTTGTAACAATGTGTGTGGATTATCTTTGGTTAATCCAGTCATGCTTTCTGCAAAGAGACATTGCTCTTGAGTTTTTCAAATTATTGTTCAATGTATTTTTGCATCACAAGCAAAGTctcatctagttccattatattagTGAAAAAGCAGATCTCTACAtccaatatctccaaaactaaatgtgcatttttgattttagagtgaactgttcctttaagctGAACATGCAGGTGCAACTTGAACCTGAACAAGTGAATCTCTTTAGAAAGCCTCTgtccaaaatacaaaatgttcttAATGTCCTCACTGTGGTTCAGCTTGGTACTGCCAGAGTGGTGAttgtcatgttaatgttaaatatttgtaGCATGTACCAAGCACATAATCCTACTGACcttgtttcctttcttccctTTACAGAGAAGAGTGAAAGGTAAGAggattttcttttctacttACTTTACTGTCTGATGGATTTTAGCAGATAATTCATTGGCTGGTTTGCTCTTCTCCACATTACATGTACATAAAATGCTCTgctcagtatttttttttcttgtttatttctcCCTGCAGCAAAATTAAGTCCAATGTGGTCTACCAGCCCCCATCACTGTACGgtggtgaggatgaagatgtAAGTATGAGCCTGCCTGTTGTCAGCATTAagcattgttgttattttgagtAATTTATGTTGCAGACACAtgacatgtttgctttgttaaggactgtgttttctgtgtttgacacAATAACCGTATGTAAAGatggatcgccccctggtgtTGGGCTCCAGTGTAGGTCCAAAACCCTCCCCTCTTCACATTAACAGATGGGACtttgaccaaactaaaaactcaaagtgcaTGCCAAAATCATTTTTACCAAATGACTTCTGTCATGCTAATGcatgttttaagttttaatttttctgataaatttggttttaattagttattttgGGGATCCATAttgtctcatcttatcttatttgaTTATATAAAGGGGATGCTATGATTGACAGCGCACTTGGTTCAGACGGGTGTATGGGTGAGACCTTGATCCCCGCCGCCCCACTGTGGGCTCTGAATGACATCCTCAGTGTTCACATGAGGGATATTTCGGTTTCactttttgtacagtgggaggaagtgaagactGGTCGTCCATCTTAATATATGTCGGTGGTTGACAGACTGAGAACTAGATGAAAAATGTTCCAGCTttgatgtttgatgtgtttattttcagggGGATTTCAAACAGAAGTCATCATTCGTGGTATAGTCTGCACTAAACACGACACAGTAGGAGCACACCTCGGTTTTAAATGTTCCAGCGTGGGATATTTCTGACGACCTTCTTTTTATTGGCTCCGGTGTTTGCAGTTTTTATGGActtgtgtgattgtttttgttgatatGAACTTTGTGCTTTAGTGTTTCTGATGTATCAGCTTGTGGTGTTTAAGTGTCAAGGTTAAATGAAACTATTTACTACAGACCAGCAATGAGACGTCTCTCATACATTTGTAAGTTTTTTATTTCTAGTAGGGTGACTACAAATGACCTTTTTACTTTCAGATATATGTTTGTGGGTATCTCTTGTGTGATTGACAGACCTAAAATGTCATTGCTGAATCTCTGAAagttgttttatcttttttttttttttttttttttaaaccagctGTTGTGTAATATTCTTTTCTTGATAAAATTTGTTAGATTTCAcctgctttcttttttacttcTCCAGTTTAGAACAATTTCAGAATCAGTTAACAGTTGTTGTCTCTCAGCTTCCTGACATTAATAAAACCAAACTATAACTGCTtttattacattaatatttatgtGCACGTTATGTAAGTTTGGTAACGTCTGAGACACAAGTGTGCAAACCTCTAAACTACCTGAAAGAGTGTAGACTGGCAGTCCAGCAAACTTCCTGTTGAAGCAAACAGATGTCAGCTGTGACCCTGCACTTCGTCATGAATTGGACATGACAATGTATCAAACAAGTT
Encoded here:
- the f11r.1 gene encoding F11 receptor, tandem duplicate 1; protein product: MSVGCLVSVALFFLAATGVCGFSVTTSDPDVRVKENEGTDLKCSYSADFGSNPRVEWKFKDLEGSQTYVVFNGQPTAQYATRVTVYGSNLRFSKVTRKDNGVYNCEVSGNNQFGETRVKLTVLVPPSPPVCKIPSSVTTGTTTILTCRDKDGSPPPTYKWYKAGTLLPPDPSKISGFKNATYKLNTVNGTLEFPSVSKVDTGDYYCEAVNDAGPPQSCRATRMEVHDLNTGGIVAAVIIVLLLLVLLGFGIWYAHKKGYLPKKSESKIKSNVVYQPPSLYGGEDEDGDFKQKSSFVV